The genomic interval CGAGCGTGGCTGCCAGACCTATGTGCTTGACGGGGACAATGTGCGCCATGGCCTGAACAAGGACCTGGGTTTCTCGCCGGCGGACCGGGAGGAGAACATCCGCCGCATCGGCGAGGTGGCGAAATTGTTCGCGGACGCCGGGGTCATCGCGCTCACGGCCTTCATTTCACCCTACCGCGCGGACCGGGACCAGGCGCGCGCCATCAGCGGGGAGTCCTTCGTGGAGGTGTATGTGAAGTGCGACCTGGAGGTCTGCGAAACCCGCGACCCGAAGGGCCTGTACAAGAAGGCGCGCGCCGGCCTCATCCCCGAGTTCACAGGCATCAGCGCGCCCTATGAGGCGCCGGAGAATCCGGAGCTGGTGGTGGACACGTCCAGGGAGTCCCTGGAGGAGAGCGCCACGCGGGTGCTCGCTTATCTGGAGGAACGGGGCGTTTTCCTCAAGCCGTAGGAACGACGCGCTCAGTCCGGTTCGATGCCATATTCGCCCATCTTGCGCCACAAGGTGGAGCGGGATATGCCCAGCCGCTTTGCGGCCACCGTCTGGTTGCCCCCGAAAATGCGGAGGACCTCCCGGATGTGTCCGGCCTCCATTTCGGCCAGAGTAAGCACGCTTTCCCGCGCCTGATGGACGAGGGCGGGCCGGTTCATAGTCCCGTGGCGGACCATGTCCGGCAGGTCCTGCGGCCGGATGAGTTCCCCGTCGGCCATGATGACCGCGTGGGCGATGATGCTTTCGAGTTCACGGACATTCCCCGGAAAGGGGTATTGCCGCAGATACTGCGCCGCCGCGTCGTCCATGCCGGTCACATGTTTCCCGAAACGGGCGTTGCCCAGGGCAATGAAATGGGCCACCAGCGCGGACAGCGCGTCCATCCGCTCGCGCAGGGGCGGAATGCGTATCTGCACCACGTTCAGCCGGAAATACAGGTCCTCGCGGAAGGCATGCCGACCCACGGCATCCAGCAGGTCGCGGTTGGTGGCGGCGATAATCCGCACATTGACACGGCGGGCGACATTCGCGCCGACCTGCCGCACCTCGCCGTTTTGCAGCACGCGCAGCAGTTTTGCCTGGGTGATGAGGGCCATGTCCCCAATTTCGTCCAGAAAGAGGGTG from Candidatus Hydrogenedentota bacterium carries:
- the cysC gene encoding adenylyl-sulfate kinase, encoding MAGEIKATNITWHHSELTREDRETRNGHRGLVLWFTGLSGSGKSTLAQEVQGALFERGCQTYVLDGDNVRHGLNKDLGFSPADREENIRRIGEVAKLFADAGVIALTAFISPYRADRDQARAISGESFVEVYVKCDLEVCETRDPKGLYKKARAGLIPEFTGISAPYEAPENPELVVDTSRESLEESATRVLAYLEERGVFLKP